In a single window of the Podarcis raffonei isolate rPodRaf1 chromosome 14, rPodRaf1.pri, whole genome shotgun sequence genome:
- the LOC128401652 gene encoding urotensin-2 receptor-like: protein MELGPCANLSCLFENGSGPSNTTGSASDVLATSFLGCALSVMCVIGVVGNIYTLVVVNLSVRLSASMYVYVVNLALADLLYLATIPFVVCTYFLKDWYFGDVGCRVLFSLDLLTMHASIFTLTIMSTERYLAVVKPLDSLRRPGDYRRTITCSVWLLSFLLALPTMVLIDLRTSSQGGVTKRMCHPTWQMGAYKVYLTVLFSTSILAPGLVICYLYINLARTYWRSQAAVFSAKAMKRCSRQKVLYMIFSIILAYWACFIPFWLWQLLSVYRRQPGSLANATVACINFFVTCLAYSNSCINPFLYTLLSKNYKEYLRGRQSNALVLIKVKPKRGSSGESVWSGSHTYTESLAVAQMQGIGNKEVFL, encoded by the coding sequence ATGGAACTGGGCCCATGTGCCAACCTATCCTGCCTGTTTGAGAATGGCAGCGGTCCCTCCAACACCACTGGCAGCGCCAGCGATGTCTTGGCCACCTCCTTCCTGGGATGCGCTCTGTCCGTCATGTGCGTCATCGGGGTGGTTGGAAACATCTACACATTGGTGGTTGTCAACCTCTCCGTACGACTGTCTGCCTCCATGTACGTTTACGTGGTCAACTTGGCCTTGGCCGATCTCCTCTACCTGGCCACCATCCCCTTCGTCGTCTGCACCTACTTCCTGAAGGACTGGTACTTTGGCGACGTGGGCTGCAGGGTCCTCTTCAGCCTGGACCTGCTCACCATGCACGCCAGCATCTTCACTCTCACCATCATGAGCACAGAGAGGTACCTGGCGGTCGTCAAGCCCTTGGACTCGCTCCGGAGGCCTGGAGACTACCGGAGGACCATCACCTGCTCGGTCtggctcctctccttcctcctcgccTTGCCCACCATGGTTCTCATCGACCTCCGGACGAGCAGCCAAGGAGGAGTGACCAAGCGCATGTGCCACCCTACGTGGCAGATGGGGGCCTACAAAGTCTACCTCACTGTCCTCTTCAGCACCAGCATCTTGGCCCCTGGCCTAGTCATCTGCTACTTGTACATCAACTTGGCCAGGACCTACTGGAGGTCTCAGGCAGCCGTCTTCAGTGCCAAGGCGATGAAGAGGTGCTCTCGGCAGAAGGTCCTGTACATGATATTTAGCATCATCCTTGCCTACTGGGCTTGCTTCATTCCCTTTTGGCTCTGGCAGCTGCTCAGCGTCTATCGCCGCCAGCCGGGCAGCCTTGCAAACGCCACAGTGGCCTGCATCAATTTTTTCGTGACCTGCCTAGCTTACAGCAACAGCTGCATCAACCCTTTCCTCTACACTCTGCTCTCCAAGAACTACAAGGAGTACTTAAGGGGTCGGCAGAGTAACGCCCTTGTCCTCATCAAGGTCAAGCCCAAGAGGGGTTCCTCGGGGGAATCAGTGTGGTCTGGAagccacacatacacagagagctTGGCTGTGGCTCAGATGCAGGGAATTGGCAACAAGGAAGTCTTCTTGTGA